The following are from one region of the Leptospira andrefontaineae genome:
- a CDS encoding beta strand repeat-containing protein, producing the protein MSSGINPTKKFYAALACSFLLFQGCVAWPLLTGAVGLAAGKKGGGGLFFLPGGGTPTLSRVEISSPNSSFAKTTSMSLVATAAYSNGTHKDITADAVWSTSDSNIISLAAGGQATGTGVGSADISITYENKTALISLSVTSAPLSTISISCINQTDSLPKGITRQCTLTGNFADGSNQDLTNDPNTTWSIGSSSVATIDSAGLVTAVNAGTTSIQASYNSFNASNLTLTVSSAALVSIAVTPTNKSLALGKTQQYTATGTYSDNSNQDITNSVTWNSSDTAVATISNTAGSRGFLSTEDMGTSTITATLNSIGGNTDVTVTAAVLESISITSPTSSFSTPKGRTLNLVATGIFSDGHNETITDQVTWSSEDNSIATVDNGAGFEGRASGIAVGTVDITAEIGGIEETISFSVTAAVLESIQLTADDSSIAKGTSTAILATGVYSDGTSQNITGSVSWNSSSTSILQLGTLTATPKKQVNSPNNGSLGTSTITATSGSISGTVDITVTAAKLVSIAVTPTNPSVAKGLTKDFTATGTYTDASTQDLTTSVTWASSDTSKATISNAAGTEGKATAAAVGTTNITATLGTITSPSTTLTVTAAVLQSITITPSNPSVAKGRSENLSATGTYSDNSTQDLTTSVTWSSSSNSTVGVSNVNGTKGKATAVSVGTATITATLGSVSNSITFTVTSAVLDSIEVHIMDSSIAKGTSTLAVAEGTYSDGTSTDITDQVVWGSSQTSIVQLGVLTAAPKKTLTSPNNGSLGTSTISATIGSISGTANITVTAATLVSIQVDPTNPSVAKGLTQNFTATGTYTDASTQDLTTSVTWASSSTSKATISNAGGSKGLATTLATGTTNITATLGSVTSPASVLTVTAAALTSITIAPAPTLSIAKGRTQNFTATGHYTDSSTSDLTTQVTWSSFDQTKATVSNTSGTNGRLTALQEGSTQISASYNSVTSTDTAVTVTAAVLDSISITPTNSSLAKGYTTPFTANGVYSDATTLDITTQVTWASSNTSSSTISNASGTEGTATAVAVGTSTISATLGSVSSSTNFTVTAAVLVSIAVSPTNSNVYTTQTKDFTATGTYSDSSTQNLTTSVTWASSDTSKATISNASGTEGRATGVAAGTITISATSGSVSGNTQLTVVFLDTTAPIVSNVVSLSPTTIRVTFSESVNTTQATTAANYKLALTSAVSGSCSDNSNFSSTSNISVSSVSGSGAIYTLTLASSQTSGTNYTVIVNKSGVQDLSASPNNLGCANYGDFVGQEQLKVSSASCASTSTVIINFSKPIKSGNNVSNSAECSSTSECANRYSFFGTTSLGTISSAKILDGVVCGGATADSAKVCVTHSLLQTGAQYTIMAANNVNGDGFDNTSWGSIRDSGDSENIQSSPRDRASFLGCGTSPVNFEDGPISVDPNGSTFGYLADFNSKIYTGPNNAGNGALRFAYDGSNPESVQFSFVKDTNGQNSDTSNVSSNSATTRENSIAVPPYVTLGHSGCTQNDATLANGCGPDNESGRGLFTTGSLSSNPFIFIAAAKTVPSGSNYNFDYIYYSNDTSTNLNYKYIDMGSITGTVTAGTSSISVLNDRVFPGFAKPSNDGTGTGGGLNAPDFGYITFNSADSGGTGNCTAGSNCDAYDGSNGRRIRIDYMPYFGGPSAGGNGSINNSPNWGYYIGVDSSIVFKNRIYAANGGLHAVGHNGSIIRSNSSSPTTACASKNTCADWTEVGPRTNTKWHNSTTNNWFSLELAKFYDLIPGDRAFAQFAEYNDKLYVTRTICIQGTQASGIRTAAGTVSGCTDGTDTNRRAQLWKCDPTATGGNTECDAGDWSVVGDDGNGITNFGDTTNKTITMVAKNGTYLYVGFDNPNGIRIYRTNTANPGSASNVWTQVASGGLTDSTNVQQIFSAVSVNTGGVYYLYVSVGKNNTPVRVYRQQNL; encoded by the coding sequence ATGAGCTCCGGAATCAACCCCACCAAAAAATTCTACGCTGCACTGGCGTGTTCCTTCCTTCTTTTTCAAGGATGTGTTGCCTGGCCTTTACTAACGGGAGCAGTTGGACTCGCGGCAGGAAAAAAAGGCGGAGGAGGATTATTCTTCCTTCCTGGTGGAGGAACTCCTACATTAAGTAGAGTAGAGATCTCTTCTCCGAATTCAAGTTTCGCAAAAACTACAAGCATGTCTTTGGTGGCGACTGCTGCGTATTCCAATGGAACTCATAAAGATATTACTGCGGATGCTGTATGGAGCACCAGCGATTCCAATATTATTTCTCTAGCAGCAGGTGGACAGGCGACAGGAACAGGAGTTGGGTCTGCGGATATCAGTATCACTTATGAAAACAAAACTGCACTCATTTCTCTTTCCGTAACATCAGCTCCTTTAAGCACAATTTCCATTTCCTGTATAAACCAAACGGATAGTTTGCCTAAAGGGATCACAAGGCAATGTACTTTAACTGGTAACTTTGCAGATGGTTCTAACCAAGATCTGACTAATGATCCAAATACCACATGGAGTATTGGAAGTTCTAGTGTAGCTACAATTGATTCTGCAGGACTTGTGACTGCGGTAAATGCCGGAACTACTTCGATCCAAGCTTCTTATAATTCGTTCAATGCTAGCAATTTAACTTTAACTGTTAGCTCTGCAGCTTTGGTTTCCATCGCGGTTACTCCTACAAATAAATCTTTGGCATTGGGAAAAACTCAACAGTATACTGCCACTGGAACTTATTCGGATAATTCAAACCAAGATATTACGAATTCTGTAACTTGGAATTCTTCTGACACTGCAGTGGCTACGATCAGCAATACAGCAGGATCCAGAGGATTTTTATCCACAGAGGATATGGGAACTTCCACAATCACTGCTACTCTGAATTCTATCGGAGGTAACACTGACGTTACGGTTACTGCTGCCGTATTAGAAAGTATTTCTATCACTTCTCCTACTTCTAGTTTTAGTACCCCGAAAGGTAGAACCTTAAATCTTGTTGCTACGGGTATTTTCTCAGATGGTCATAATGAAACGATTACCGACCAAGTAACATGGTCCAGTGAAGATAATTCTATCGCAACTGTGGATAACGGTGCCGGATTTGAAGGTAGAGCTTCGGGAATAGCGGTAGGAACCGTAGATATCACAGCAGAAATAGGAGGGATAGAAGAAACTATATCCTTCTCCGTAACTGCAGCTGTTTTAGAGTCCATCCAATTAACTGCGGATGATTCTTCTATCGCAAAAGGAACAAGCACGGCTATCTTAGCGACAGGAGTTTACTCTGACGGAACTTCTCAAAATATCACCGGTTCAGTTTCTTGGAATAGTTCTTCGACTTCTATCCTTCAATTGGGAACTTTAACTGCTACTCCTAAAAAGCAGGTGAATTCTCCTAATAACGGATCACTTGGAACTTCTACAATCACTGCTACTTCCGGAAGTATCAGCGGCACAGTGGATATTACTGTTACTGCGGCGAAATTAGTTTCTATCGCAGTAACTCCTACGAATCCAAGTGTTGCAAAAGGTTTAACCAAAGATTTCACCGCGACTGGAACTTATACGGATGCAAGCACTCAAGATCTGACTACATCCGTTACCTGGGCTTCTTCCGATACAAGCAAGGCTACCATTAGCAATGCTGCAGGAACAGAAGGTAAAGCAACAGCCGCTGCAGTCGGAACTACAAACATCACTGCAACTTTAGGAACAATCACTTCTCCTTCTACCACTCTGACCGTAACCGCGGCGGTTTTACAATCGATCACGATTACTCCTTCTAATCCGAGTGTTGCAAAAGGAAGATCTGAGAACTTAAGTGCTACAGGAACTTATTCTGATAATTCCACTCAGGATCTTACAACTTCAGTTACTTGGTCAAGTTCCAGTAACTCCACCGTCGGCGTAAGTAACGTAAACGGAACCAAAGGAAAGGCAACAGCTGTATCCGTTGGAACTGCAACAATCACTGCAACTTTAGGTTCTGTGTCTAACTCCATCACATTTACAGTAACTTCTGCAGTATTGGATTCAATCGAAGTCCATATCATGGATTCGTCTATCGCGAAGGGAACTTCTACACTTGCAGTGGCGGAAGGAACTTATTCGGACGGAACCAGCACTGATATTACTGACCAAGTGGTTTGGGGAAGTTCCCAAACTTCGATCGTTCAATTGGGTGTTTTGACTGCTGCGCCTAAAAAGACTTTAACTTCTCCTAATAATGGTTCTTTAGGAACATCTACTATTTCGGCAACCATTGGAAGTATTAGTGGAACTGCAAATATTACCGTGACAGCCGCCACTTTGGTTTCTATCCAAGTAGATCCTACAAATCCAAGTGTTGCAAAGGGTCTTACTCAGAACTTTACTGCGACTGGAACATACACTGATGCAAGCACTCAAGATCTGACTACTTCAGTTACCTGGGCTTCTTCCAGCACTAGCAAGGCTACCATCAGTAATGCTGGGGGAAGTAAGGGGCTTGCTACTACTCTTGCAACGGGGACCACGAATATCACTGCAACTTTAGGATCAGTGACTTCTCCTGCGAGTGTATTGACTGTAACTGCTGCAGCTCTTACAAGTATTACGATTGCTCCTGCTCCTACTCTAAGTATTGCGAAAGGGCGCACGCAAAACTTCACTGCTACTGGACATTATACCGATAGTTCTACTTCGGATCTGACTACTCAAGTGACTTGGAGTTCTTTCGATCAAACCAAGGCAACTGTTAGCAATACTTCCGGAACGAACGGTAGATTAACTGCTCTCCAAGAGGGAAGCACTCAAATTTCTGCAAGTTATAACTCTGTAACTAGTACGGATACTGCGGTTACCGTAACAGCTGCGGTCCTGGATAGTATCTCCATCACTCCAACTAACTCAAGTTTGGCGAAAGGATATACGACTCCATTCACTGCAAACGGTGTATACTCGGATGCTACTACATTGGATATTACAACCCAAGTGACCTGGGCTTCTTCCAATACTTCTTCTTCTACGATCAGCAATGCTTCCGGAACAGAAGGTACAGCAACTGCGGTTGCGGTTGGAACAAGCACTATCTCTGCAACCTTAGGTTCAGTATCTTCTTCTACCAACTTTACAGTAACCGCTGCGGTATTGGTTTCTATCGCCGTATCTCCTACGAATAGTAATGTGTATACGACTCAAACTAAGGACTTCACTGCGACTGGAACGTATTCAGATTCCTCTACTCAAAACCTGACTACTTCAGTTACCTGGGCTTCTTCCGATACAAGCAAGGCCACAATCAGCAATGCTTCCGGAACGGAAGGTAGAGCGACAGGTGTTGCGGCAGGAACTATTACTATTTCTGCAACTAGCGGTTCAGTGAGTGGAAACACCCAATTAACTGTAGTCTTCTTGGATACCACAGCCCCGATTGTATCTAACGTGGTTTCCTTGAGCCCTACTACAATAAGGGTAACATTCTCCGAGTCCGTAAATACAACTCAGGCAACCACTGCCGCTAATTATAAATTGGCTTTAACCTCTGCAGTAAGTGGATCTTGTTCGGATAATAGTAACTTCTCCTCTACTTCTAATATTTCTGTTTCTTCAGTAAGCGGAAGTGGTGCGATCTATACTCTTACCTTAGCTTCTTCTCAAACTTCGGGAACCAACTATACCGTGATCGTGAATAAGAGCGGGGTCCAAGATCTTTCCGCAAGCCCGAACAATTTAGGTTGTGCGAACTATGGAGACTTCGTAGGACAAGAGCAGTTAAAAGTAAGCTCAGCTTCTTGCGCAAGCACTAGCACTGTGATCATCAACTTCTCCAAACCTATCAAGTCTGGAAATAACGTGAGCAATTCCGCAGAATGTAGCAGCACTTCCGAATGTGCAAACCGCTACTCATTCTTTGGGACCACAAGCTTAGGAACCATCAGTTCTGCTAAGATTCTAGATGGTGTGGTCTGCGGTGGTGCGACTGCAGATTCCGCAAAAGTTTGTGTTACTCACAGTTTATTACAAACCGGCGCTCAATACACCATCATGGCGGCGAATAACGTAAACGGTGACGGATTCGATAATACTTCTTGGGGATCCATCCGTGACTCGGGAGATTCTGAGAATATCCAATCTTCTCCAAGGGATAGAGCATCCTTCTTGGGTTGTGGAACTTCTCCTGTAAACTTTGAAGATGGACCGATTTCAGTTGATCCGAACGGTTCTACATTCGGTTATCTGGCAGACTTTAACAGCAAGATCTATACAGGTCCAAACAATGCAGGTAACGGAGCATTACGTTTCGCTTATGATGGATCCAACCCTGAATCGGTTCAGTTCTCCTTTGTAAAAGATACGAACGGACAGAACTCCGACACTTCTAATGTTAGCTCTAACTCTGCGACCACTCGAGAGAACAGCATCGCAGTTCCACCTTACGTAACATTAGGACATTCCGGTTGTACTCAAAACGATGCGACTCTTGCGAATGGTTGTGGTCCGGATAATGAAAGTGGAAGGGGACTTTTCACCACCGGTTCTTTGAGCAGCAATCCATTCATCTTTATTGCTGCCGCAAAAACCGTTCCAAGCGGATCGAATTACAATTTCGACTATATCTACTATTCGAATGATACTTCAACGAACCTGAACTATAAATACATCGATATGGGTTCCATTACTGGAACTGTAACTGCAGGAACTTCCTCTATCTCCGTTCTAAATGATAGAGTCTTCCCTGGATTTGCAAAACCAAGTAATGATGGAACCGGAACCGGCGGAGGATTGAATGCTCCTGACTTCGGCTATATCACATTCAATAGTGCCGATTCAGGCGGAACAGGAAACTGTACTGCGGGTTCCAACTGCGACGCTTACGATGGTAGCAATGGTAGAAGGATACGTATCGACTATATGCCTTACTTCGGTGGACCTTCCGCTGGAGGAAATGGCAGCATCAACAACAGCCCGAACTGGGGATATTATATCGGAGTGGATTCTTCGATCGTATTCAAGAATAGGATCTATGCTGCGAATGGTGGTCTGCATGCAGTCGGGCATAACGGATCAATCATTCGTTCCAATTCTTCCAGCCCTACAACTGCCTGTGCTAGTAAGAATACTTGCGCGGACTGGACGGAAGTAGGACCGAGAACCAATACTAAATGGCATAACAGTACTACGAATAACTGGTTCTCACTGGAACTTGCAAAATTCTACGACTTGATCCCAGGAGATAGAGCATTCGCTCAGTTTGCTGAATACAATGATAAACTGTATGTGACTCGGACCATCTGTATCCAAGGAACTCAGGCAAGCGGGATCCGCACTGCTGCTGGAACAGTATCCGGATGTACGGATGGAACAGACACGAACCGTAGAGCTCAATTATGGAAATGTGATCCTACCGCAACGGGAGGCAACACTGAATGTGATGCAGGAGACTGGAGCGTAGTGGGAGATGATGGAAACGGTATTACCAACTTCGGAGATACTACCAACAAGACCATCACCATGGTTGCTAAGAACGGAACATATCTCTATGTAGGATTCGATAACCCGAATGGTATCCGTATCTATCGCACGAATACAGCCAACCCTGGATCTGCTTCGAATGTATGGACTCAAGTTGCAAGTGGCGGACTCACAGACTCTACCAATGTGCAGCAGATCTTCTCTGCTGTATCCGTCAATACAGGCGGGGTATATTATCTCTATGTGAGTGTTGGAAAAAACAATACTCCGGTGAGAGTATACAGACAACAGAACTTATGA
- a CDS encoding Bor/Iss family lipoprotein encodes MLLSIGFGESCRHAMVRYPQSLPEACRIYPTSRECKRALDIRSAQAEQGGEVHKVQHTYYFFGLYPGNLVLDTSKYCSEGPKSVHQYTSFWNGLWEQLTLAIYSPQTVEIECYK; translated from the coding sequence ATGCTATTAAGTATAGGATTTGGGGAATCTTGCAGACATGCAATGGTCCGTTATCCTCAAAGTCTTCCGGAAGCATGTAGGATCTATCCTACTTCCAGAGAATGTAAACGTGCCTTGGATATAAGATCCGCGCAGGCGGAACAGGGTGGAGAAGTTCATAAGGTCCAACATACCTACTACTTCTTCGGACTTTATCCTGGAAACCTGGTCTTAGACACTTCTAAGTACTGCTCAGAAGGACCTAAATCGGTTCATCAATACACAAGTTTTTGGAATGGACTCTGGGAACAGTTAACGCTTGCGATCTATTCCCCTCAAACAGTGGAGATAGAATGTTACAAGTAA
- a CDS encoding SET domain-containing protein, with protein sequence MIERRTNKFGENGIFASQPIAKGTLLFSYSEWIEDEEFGWKVLSVSEADELPEEEKEIFMKYGYDVDFGLVTGPSGSEFVINHSNFMNHSCDPNMWYDQTDNIIAKRDIEVGEELNIDYGNFVVNFDQTFECACGSSNCRKFIRKDDWKLLLPQYNLNFPTFMHKEIKKILVKVPA encoded by the coding sequence ATGATCGAAAGACGCACGAACAAGTTCGGGGAAAACGGAATCTTCGCCTCTCAACCAATCGCTAAGGGAACTTTATTGTTCAGCTATAGCGAGTGGATCGAAGATGAGGAATTCGGATGGAAAGTACTCTCCGTCTCGGAAGCCGATGAACTTCCGGAAGAGGAGAAGGAAATCTTCATGAAATACGGCTATGATGTAGACTTCGGCCTAGTCACTGGACCTTCCGGATCTGAATTTGTTATCAATCACTCCAACTTTATGAACCATTCCTGCGATCCGAACATGTGGTACGATCAAACGGATAATATTATAGCCAAAAGGGATATAGAAGTTGGGGAAGAGCTGAATATAGACTACGGTAACTTCGTAGTGAACTTCGACCAGACCTTTGAATGTGCTTGCGGGTCTTCCAACTGCCGCAAATTCATCCGTAAGGACGACTGGAAACTCTTACTACCTCAGTACAATCTAAACTTTCCTACGTTCATGCATAAGGAAATTAAGAAGATCTTAGTAAAAGTCCCTGCGTAA
- a CDS encoding DNA-processing protein DprA — protein sequence MDFLSLSSPSLYKILSRSRFLSQSLSKSEVLEKLKEILPKDLKEKAEFDSKNYSSSLKKLGTEIVSYFDPEYPSLLKEIYDPPPNLFCFGNVSLLKLSYLAVVGTRKVSPITLYYSKLIPNFVNSLGLDGIVSGLALGVDKAAMLQALDQEMPVIGVMGTGPEKEYPHENRNLYKRMKSSANGLVITECPPNFEVRKYAFPKRNRIITGISPSLLVMEAPTKSGALSSASNAISQDRDVFIFDHPLQTQNQGGKQLLSEGASPVSFDNYQKEGEKIFHLEEILPSNFEEVPGMLARLGKNKLNGNWIDLGNGFIRSVQ from the coding sequence ATGGATTTTCTTTCTCTTTCTTCTCCAAGCTTATATAAAATCCTTAGTAGATCCAGATTTTTATCCCAGAGCCTCTCTAAATCGGAGGTTCTGGAAAAATTAAAAGAAATATTACCAAAAGACCTAAAAGAAAAAGCGGAGTTCGATTCTAAAAATTATTCCTCTTCCTTAAAAAAATTAGGAACGGAGATCGTTTCCTATTTTGATCCTGAATACCCTTCTCTTCTGAAAGAGATTTACGATCCGCCACCCAATTTATTCTGCTTTGGAAATGTTTCTCTCCTAAAACTTTCCTATCTGGCCGTAGTAGGCACTAGAAAAGTTTCTCCAATAACATTATATTATTCTAAACTAATTCCGAATTTTGTAAATTCTCTCGGGTTGGATGGTATTGTTTCCGGTTTAGCATTAGGAGTGGATAAGGCCGCAATGTTACAAGCCTTAGATCAAGAAATGCCTGTGATCGGAGTAATGGGCACAGGTCCTGAAAAAGAATATCCTCACGAAAATAGGAATTTGTATAAAAGAATGAAATCCTCTGCAAACGGTTTAGTGATCACCGAATGTCCTCCCAATTTTGAAGTCAGAAAATACGCATTTCCAAAAAGAAATAGGATCATAACCGGCATCTCTCCTTCTCTACTAGTGATGGAAGCTCCTACTAAAAGTGGCGCCTTATCTTCAGCATCTAATGCGATCTCTCAAGATAGAGATGTTTTTATATTTGATCATCCGCTACAAACTCAGAACCAAGGAGGAAAACAATTACTCTCCGAGGGTGCGAGTCCTGTTTCGTTTGATAATTATCAGAAAGAAGGAGAGAAAATTTTTCATTTGGAGGAAATTCTTCCTTCTAACTTCGAAGAAGTTCCGGGAATGCTTGCTCGATTGGGAAAAAACAAATTGAATGGTAATTGGATCGATCTAGGAAACGGTTTTATTCGATCTGTTCAATAA
- a CDS encoding LIC_10461 domain-containing protein, which yields MLQVIKILILVLALGLSVGCHTTTVVYKGGETPYALAKETPGPDKKVKQGSTVFGIYPTGAPMEANCDRNHPEVIIKTGFVDLVIHTLIGPFYTTKTVEVYCKP from the coding sequence ATGTTACAAGTAATCAAAATTCTGATCCTAGTTTTAGCCCTTGGACTTTCTGTGGGATGCCATACGACCACTGTGGTTTATAAAGGTGGGGAAACTCCTTATGCATTGGCAAAGGAAACTCCAGGCCCGGATAAAAAAGTAAAACAAGGAAGTACAGTTTTCGGGATCTATCCTACCGGTGCTCCTATGGAAGCAAACTGCGACAGGAATCATCCGGAAGTGATCATCAAGACCGGCTTTGTGGACCTGGTCATTCATACACTGATCGGTCCCTTCTATACTACCAAAACGGTAGAAGTTTACTGCAAACCGTAA
- a CDS encoding HTTM domain-containing protein: protein MSLWNRCKSELFEQSPAWSLGFFRFGFGILLFFISARYLQHGWVQKYFLEPGFHFKHFGFSWVGVIPGPILYSVFIILCITSLFISLGVLYRTSIFIYWLGFSYFNLLDVSTYLNHYYLVFLLLFLLFWIPADRCFSLSQFLEAYRNGRWSIPKIPNWSLWILRFQIGCVYFFGGLAKLVPDWLFSAQPLRIWLVRNTDFPVIGGFFSYPIAGYVFSYAGLLFDLFVPFCLLKKNLRPWAYSLVLIFHILTWRLFPIGMFPWIMIFSTLLFFPADWPIKARGFLKRRGIFPYGELRNLFKTAWNKLPVPFRFLSAKILLILLRILEKPNVWGIHIETKLREFASSFSSRFGVWAASIYIMIQVLFPLRHFLYPGNHLWTEQGFRFAWHIMLIQKNGIASFQVVNQRTGEIQYVLPESYLNEVQKTMMSTQPDLILQFAHFLGDREKKRTGDDIAVYAEVRVSLNGKKSLPFIDPNRDLMKVKDDFFHKDWILPDFK from the coding sequence TTGTCTCTTTGGAATCGGTGTAAGTCCGAACTATTCGAACAATCTCCAGCTTGGTCCTTAGGATTTTTCAGATTCGGGTTCGGCATTCTTTTATTTTTTATCTCAGCCCGTTATCTTCAGCACGGTTGGGTACAAAAATATTTTTTAGAGCCTGGTTTTCATTTTAAACATTTCGGATTCTCTTGGGTTGGGGTAATTCCCGGACCGATTTTGTATTCTGTTTTTATAATATTATGTATCACCTCCCTATTTATTTCTCTGGGAGTGCTTTATAGGACTTCAATTTTTATTTATTGGTTAGGATTTTCCTATTTTAATCTTTTAGATGTTTCCACTTATCTAAATCATTATTATTTAGTTTTTCTTTTGCTTTTCCTTTTATTTTGGATCCCTGCAGATCGTTGTTTTTCTTTATCCCAATTTTTAGAAGCATATCGAAACGGAAGATGGAGTATTCCCAAAATCCCAAATTGGTCTTTATGGATCTTACGCTTTCAAATTGGCTGTGTATATTTTTTCGGCGGTTTAGCAAAATTAGTTCCAGACTGGTTGTTCTCCGCTCAACCTCTTAGGATCTGGTTAGTTCGAAATACCGACTTTCCAGTAATCGGAGGATTTTTCTCTTATCCGATTGCAGGTTATGTTTTCAGTTACGCTGGATTACTGTTCGATCTGTTTGTTCCATTCTGTCTTTTGAAAAAAAATTTAAGGCCCTGGGCTTATAGCTTAGTTCTTATCTTCCATATCCTCACATGGAGACTTTTTCCGATCGGAATGTTCCCTTGGATCATGATCTTCTCCACTTTATTATTTTTTCCTGCGGATTGGCCGATAAAAGCCAGAGGATTTCTAAAAAGAAGAGGGATTTTCCCTTACGGAGAATTAAGAAACTTATTCAAAACCGCTTGGAATAAACTTCCTGTTCCATTTCGTTTTCTTTCGGCAAAAATTTTGCTGATACTTTTACGTATTTTAGAAAAACCGAATGTATGGGGAATACATATAGAAACCAAATTAAGAGAATTTGCCTCTAGTTTTTCTTCCAGGTTCGGTGTCTGGGCGGCTTCAATATATATTATGATCCAGGTATTATTCCCTCTCAGGCATTTTTTATATCCGGGGAACCATTTATGGACCGAACAAGGTTTTAGATTTGCCTGGCATATCATGCTCATCCAAAAGAATGGGATCGCAAGTTTCCAAGTAGTGAACCAGCGAACCGGAGAGATCCAATACGTTTTACCTGAATCTTATCTGAACGAAGTGCAAAAAACAATGATGAGCACTCAACCCGATCTAATCCTTCAATTCGCTCATTTTTTGGGAGATAGGGAAAAGAAAAGAACTGGAGACGATATCGCAGTTTATGCAGAAGTAAGGGTTTCCTTAAACGGCAAAAAGAGCCTTCCGTTCATTGATCCGAATCGAGATCTAATGAAGGTCAAGGACGACTTTTTCCATAAAGACTGGATCCTTCCGGACTTTAAATAA
- a CDS encoding DUF2179 domain-containing protein translates to MPNWAFDYILLPLGIYLARMTDVSIGTVRIILISRERKILAAMLGFVEVLLWLIVITQIMRNLSNVLCYIAYAGGFATGTFLGMVVEEKLALGHSLIRIIVPEKGEEIVQNLSQAGYRTTTLEAQGARGPVKVILSLLRRKDIPIVLGILKNTAPGAFYTIENARKTSDPELWKDSGQEGESFARILWRRQSRIRK, encoded by the coding sequence ATGCCTAACTGGGCCTTCGATTATATCCTTTTACCCCTCGGAATTTATTTAGCCAGAATGACGGACGTAAGCATAGGCACAGTCCGTATTATCCTAATCTCCAGAGAAAGAAAGATCCTGGCTGCAATGCTCGGCTTTGTAGAAGTACTTCTCTGGTTAATCGTAATCACTCAGATCATGAGAAACCTAAGTAATGTACTCTGTTATATAGCATATGCAGGTGGATTTGCGACGGGCACTTTCTTAGGTATGGTAGTAGAAGAAAAACTCGCCTTAGGACATTCACTCATCCGTATCATCGTTCCAGAAAAAGGGGAAGAGATCGTCCAAAACCTAAGCCAAGCCGGTTATCGTACCACTACACTGGAAGCTCAGGGAGCCAGAGGGCCGGTTAAAGTCATTCTATCCTTATTAAGAAGAAAGGATATACCTATAGTGCTTGGGATATTGAAGAATACTGCGCCAGGTGCCTTTTATACGATAGAGAATGCTCGTAAGACAAGCGACCCGGAACTATGGAAGGATTCCGGACAGGAAGGAGAAAGTTTTGCCCGCATCCTATGGAGAAGGCAATCCAGGATCAGGAAATGA
- a CDS encoding LIC_10463 family lipoprotein, producing MKKNISLCLVFSLFSLVLLYNCREDQRYEPLRFERVTKAEASAFQAQVDGTILEGSWEYRFRIKQADRVTLIIEVLTDKPDLGVSLSRKGILFDSKIKCGEKINQLSPCKLEINNPETGDYSLVLNHLSSDPSEVLSYRIFAAVHGPGYASVIWEEEVARR from the coding sequence ATGAAAAAGAATATAAGCCTCTGTTTAGTATTCAGCCTATTCTCTCTAGTCCTTCTCTATAATTGTAGAGAAGATCAGAGATACGAACCGTTACGTTTTGAAAGAGTTACCAAAGCGGAAGCCTCTGCTTTCCAAGCCCAAGTAGACGGAACCATTCTAGAAGGTTCTTGGGAATATAGATTTAGGATCAAACAGGCAGATAGAGTCACTTTAATCATCGAAGTCTTAACGGATAAACCGGACCTGGGAGTTTCCTTATCCAGAAAAGGGATCCTATTCGATTCTAAGATCAAATGTGGAGAAAAGATTAACCAACTTTCTCCCTGCAAACTTGAAATCAACAATCCTGAAACAGGAGATTATTCTTTGGTATTAAACCATCTTTCTTCCGATCCATCGGAAGTCCTTTCTTACAGAATATTCGCCGCAGTGCATGGCCCAGGTTATGCTTCGGTAATTTGGGAGGAAGAAGTTGCGCGCAGATAA